Part of the Bacillus cereus group sp. RP43 genome is shown below.
AAATTCCAGCTCTTTTTATTGTCTTTTCTAATTTAGTATACGAGCGATACATCGCAATTCTCCACGATACGATCATCGCAAAAGCAAGTAAGAAAAACATCCCGCTCAATTGCGCCAAATCAATTGATTGACTTAAATATGATTTCAATGCTACCCGAACAGCTAATAAACCAACTAAAATAAATATGAACGCTTTTGACGGTTTCATATATATATCTTCGCCTCTTATTTCAAACTTAGTTGTTTTAATAAGAAATATAGAGAAAATAAGCCCTATGCTAATTGCCTCTACTATTTCTAACGATGTTAACCGAAACTCTGGTAAGAAGTACATCGATGCGCCAGTACTCATAAAGATTGGCGGTAATATAATTTTCTTTTTCACTATCGGTTTTTTCGCTGACTTAAAGCGAAGAAACATTACACCAACAGCCATACATACCGCTACGATACTTGATAAAAGTGCTAAACTCATACTCTCCACCCCTATCTATTTAAATGACTTTTTGAGCAAAATCATAAACCAAACGAGCCCGACACTTATAATAACATGAGCTAATCCAGTCATATGGCTTAAACCGTTAAAGTCTGTTCCATTTACTTGTAAAATACCTCTAAATACCATTGTAGCGATTGTAAAAATTAATCCTGCATTATAAACAATAAACCACGCGCGAAAGCTTTTTGTTTCTTGTACTTGAAACACTTTAAATAAAGCTAATGCAACCAAAAAGAATATGAATCCTAATACTAATACATGTGTATGCACTAGCTGTAGCATAGTGGATCCTTTAATTCCTTGCGCTTTCGTATACTCTCTTGCAAATACTCCTGATAATAAACCAATTATTAAGTAAATGAATGCTGCATTATATAATTTCTTCATCATATTCCTCCTGCTGTAAACTTTCCATATTCGATGCAATCATTTTACGCAAAGTTTATGAACGGAATATGAACGGAATATTACATTCTATTTTTGAAAATAAAAAAGCCATTCCACAACTATTCATTGCGGAATGGCCTTTTAACTTATTTTAAATCTTCAATTGAGAAAGCACCTGGCAGTAACTGTTCCACAGTCACTTCTTTTTCATCACCTTTTACATTCGTTAATAATACAGGCATTTTCGGATCACAAAATTCAGCAATAACTTGTCTACAAGCACCACATGGTGAAATCGGTCCCTCAGTTTCTCCTGTAATGACTAAGTAACTAAAGTCGCGCTCACCTTCTGATACTGCTTTAAAGATTGCTGTTCTTTCTGCACAGTTACATAAACCGTAAGAAGCATTTTCTATATTACAACCAGTATAGATTTTACCTTCTTTCGTAACTAATGCTGCGCCAACAGGAAATTTAGAATACGGAATATACGCTTTCGATAACATCTTATTTGCTTCTTCAATATATTTTTTCTTATCCATATTATTTCCCCCTCAAAGTAAATGTAATGATGATTAGTCAGTAATAACTGTATGAACTAATTTAGGAGCCACTGCTGTTTCAGCGATAGAAATGTTCTCATAAATTTTAGCTTTTACATCTTCTACATTTTCGCGATTTGCATAAATCGTTACGAACGGCTCGCCTTCTTTTACTGCATCGCCAACTTTTTTACGTAACATTAATCCTACCGCTAAATCAATTTCATCTTCTTTTGTCGCACGACCTGCACCTAATAACATAGCTGCAATACCGATTTCATCTGCAACAATGTTTGAAATCACACCTGAAGTTTTAGCAGGTACATCAATTACATACTTCGCCTGTGGCATTTTTTCTGGATTATCTACAATTGAGCTGTCTCCGCCTTGGTTGCTTAAGAACTCTTTAAACTTCTCAGTTGCTTTTCCATTTTTCATAACTTCAATTAACATTTCACGAGCTTCTTCTAACGTATTTGCTTTTTTCGCAAGTACGACCATTTGGCTTCCTAATACAAGTACTAATTCTGTTAAATCTTCTGGCCCTTCACCTTTTAACGTATCAATTGCTTCTTTCACTTCTAGGGCGTTACCAATTGCAAAACCAAGTGGTTGTG
Proteins encoded:
- a CDS encoding cytochrome c biogenesis protein CcdC, translating into MSLALLSSIVAVCMAVGVMFLRFKSAKKPIVKKKIILPPIFMSTGASMYFLPEFRLTSLEIVEAISIGLIFSIFLIKTTKFEIRGEDIYMKPSKAFIFILVGLLAVRVALKSYLSQSIDLAQLSGMFFLLAFAMIVSWRIAMYRSYTKLEKTIKRAGISI
- a CDS encoding DUF2871 domain-containing protein, which gives rise to MKKLYNAAFIYLIIGLLSGVFAREYTKAQGIKGSTMLQLVHTHVLVLGFIFFLVALALFKVFQVQETKSFRAWFIVYNAGLIFTIATMVFRGILQVNGTDFNGLSHMTGLAHVIISVGLVWFMILLKKSFK
- a CDS encoding cytidine deaminase, which translates into the protein MDKKKYIEEANKMLSKAYIPYSKFPVGAALVTKEGKIYTGCNIENASYGLCNCAERTAIFKAVSEGERDFSYLVITGETEGPISPCGACRQVIAEFCDPKMPVLLTNVKGDEKEVTVEQLLPGAFSIEDLK